In Danio aesculapii chromosome 17, fDanAes4.1, whole genome shotgun sequence, the sequence ATTCCGTCATGCGTGTGAGTAGCCTATTCACCGAATTAAGGAATTACTCACTACCAAATGTTGAGGCaatgaaataatattaacaataataacaataataataacaacaacaataataataatacaaataatataatacaaaagcaCTGCCCAGCATTGAGAGAACTTTAATATAGGTCAGTCAAGCTCATCGACAAGCATTGGTCTTCCTATTGCTCTTCCTCTATAAAGTCGAAATCAACTCTCTGCGTTGGGTCTAAGCACTCAGCCAAGAGCACATTCAAATAGCCTACCGCCGCCTAATAATCATAACTCCTATATTGACGTATAATATAATGCAAGCGCAGCACGAGCCCATTACGGTGAATTAATAGATCGCAGAGGCATTATTGCCTGTCGAGTATTGATCGGCTAACGTCtgtaaaatattgtttcaaaTCAAGGGCATTGTTAACAGTTCTTTTTTCCTGTTGGCTTACTGATGACCTTGATCCACTgtcataaactgaaaaaaaattatcactcgATAATTTCCATTTGACCATATCTTTATGCAAAGATGGGGGTGGGGGTAAACAGACAACATACTCTCAGCGCATTAACATAGACGTTAGAAGAGTCTGGATAAATAGTTCAAATAGCCGGCTAATTTAACAGTCCCCTCCCCTCATTTGTGTTCATAAATCACTTTTTGTAAACGTGATTATTCCTATTTacgcattttttttctttgtgaatCTGACGGGGTTGTCAGGTCATCAAAGCTTGGGCTATTCAAAAATGACGGAACGGTGATTTAACAATTTCGATAAAACACGATACGTCTATTTGGCCGACCTCATATTTTCAAGCGGAAAGGATTGCAGCTCACAGCGTCACAGGATGAGACTGACAAAATGGACCATCATCTGCCCTATTGAATTATCTTTCGCTGTGTAGGGAAAATGTTTTTCAGCGCTCCGCAAAGTACATTTACCCACAATAGACGGCGAGAACGTGAACTCAATCCTGCGTATAACGCTTTAGAGGAAACTGGCCTATCTTTGCTTATTACTTTCTCGAAATGTTTTGGTGTTATTCGGGGAAAAGGATATCTTTTTTTGATCCACCTTTCCCATTTGCCTTTGTGATTGAAAGCGAGCATCAGATTTTCATCAAAGTTCTATTAAGTGAAACATAGGTTGCGGGGCAGCCTCTGATTGAAACAGTTtaaattttaattgtgtttttaatttgacATATAGTTGCGGAGAGGAATGACACCACAACGCCGAGGGGCGGTCGATTCGCTTAATTTCTCCCTCAGGGATTGATGAGTATATCAGAGCAGTAGATTGGAAACCCATTAAGACTCAATGGTTAGGTTGTTAATTGGATCTTGATGAATAGAAGCCCTTGGTTGAACTATACTGATCCAATCTTCTTGACTTTCTGTTTTCCAATAAATTACCCAATTCATTTCCCAGCCGTAGATTACATAAATTGTACACCTCCAGGGCTTGAGCTTCCcgcctgctctctctctctctctctctctctctctctctctctctctctctctctctctctctctctctctctctctctctctctctctctctctctctctctctctctctcaaaccatttgagaaaaaataaaagaCCAGCCTCAGAATCTTGAATGAAAATCGAAACATAATCAGCGTTTATACttagaaaatttattgatatcaTTTTCTCTGGTAATTTCCTTATCTTAAAGTTGGACATGCCATATATCATAATACACACGTGTAAAGGGccctttgtttaatatttatcgAAGCTTGATTTTCAGATCAAAGGCGCCCATGACTTCATCTGTCTTTCTAGCAGAAAGCATTTTTACCAGAGCTCGATGTGTATGTTCGGTCATTACTGTCTGCCGCAGCACGTGCCAAAAAAAGCCTGTTCTGCCGGATTTGAAAGATCTTTAGCTTTGTGAACGCAAGACCGATTGTCCCATAATGATTGGGTGTTCATCACGGTAAACCTGTCTAGGTATTTGCAAAACTTATAGATGTTCTGTTTGTATCGTGGTCAATAGGCTAATAGAAACAACTTTTTGGATTTTTGCACACTATAAAACATTAACAGCtgcacatcaaaaaaaaaaatgataatactgCTCCCTCCTCCCCAAACACGAAGAATATAACACCGCGAGGGGCCTCCATTTCTggtgtattgtttttgtttaatatgtCTAAACGGCCTTTAAGCTATCCAGCCTCGGCTGACAGGCGCAGCATATAAAACCGGCTCTTTAACGATCATTGCGGATTTCACGCCTTATGTGAATGCGCCATAAATCGTTGAGCCGCTGTGAACTAGACACTCATATTTTACGCACTAAATGGCTATATGTGGGCATATGGTCTCTCACAATAGGTCTCTTTAACAACCGTTCCAAACAGAGTTGCAGATTGTGACAGTTCAACCACATCGTTTCCATCATCGTGTACATATAGCGCACGTGTCGTATTTGCTAGACCAAACAAATATCTTCTAGATGTTTATGTTCTAGTCACACGTACTGCAAATGAGAACAGACACTATTCAAAATTTTCAGAGGTTCATTGAAGAACATTCCTCTTAtttatgtggctctttttggattagGCGTTATACACTTCTATTAAATTAATGTTCCAAAACATTAATGCCATAAAAGAAACACTTTTGGTTCACCAGAGAACCTCTGAATTCTTGAAGAAACTATTTCTGACTAAGGAGCATTTGAGAAACCCAAAGAACCTTTGTGGAAAATAAGTTTCTCCATTACTGTTAATAGTATTGATTATAGATTCTGACTATGAAGtataacaaatattttactttaaaatgaaaatgttcaaatTTGAAGCATTTTTAACTGCATGCCCAGTGGCCCGGTCTATGTGGTTGGGAGACCCATGTGTGCAGGGCATTACTCCCGACCTTTGAAATGTGTAGTCGGGATCGCTCAACCCTGGCTCCCTCTGCTCCATTAGGTGTCCGCGCGCTGTCACCACGACAAAGCCAGAGCATTTGTTAAGTGTCGCCCGCCTTTAGAAAACGCTAACGAGACCTAATGTGGCAGAGCCACAGCTGCCCTCGAGACACGAGTCAGGGGTGGGGCGAGCGCGCCCACCCCCCAATCAATTAGTCAATCAATTAAACAGAGTCCTGCCCGCTCTAGCCGGCCCACAGAGGCAGTAGATTAGCCCACCATAATGATCAAATTAATTCTTAAACGGAGATAATGGACGTGGAATGAGTTTATTATTTTCAAGAAAAATGAGAGAGGATCCATTATTAGTTCCTTGACTGTGTGTTGGATTATTTGACCAATTTGCCATTTATAGCACAAGCCTAGTGGAATTTAAAACGACTATTTAATAAGATGCATGATTTTAAGCTAAACTATGGATTCAGATGACTTGTAATCACTTCGGGGTTGGTTTAATGTTGGTTACTGATAAGCGCGTGAACTTGAAAGTACTTGAAATGCCAAAGACCAAACAAAGACCACCAAACAGTGTCGTAATCACAGTCTACATTATAATCTGTTTAAAAAGGATTCTGGATGAGTTAATCATACTGAATTGCATTATTGAGTGACACGTTATTTTTTCAGAGGTATAGCCTGTTCACACGAGCTTCCAATACAAGTCAAAATCTagtaaatatcagtaaattaataaaaaaaattcgtTATCTTGTAAACAGCTAaaatattatgtcaatatgggAGCAGGAAATTACTGAAATTAGAAGCAATAGTAATTATAATTTATCAAAGTGGGAAACCAGAGGCATGTACATGACATTGAATAATTATCCATCCAGTAGCTCACAGAAAGCTATTAAAACGATTGTTGTAAATTCACCTTAAAGTGATATTCTGCGTGCAAACGAGCGCAAGCAGGTAAGTTGTGGGGCAATAACAAAACAATGTTGACCATCCCTAAGCTAGATGCTGACAGGTAGCCtacttatgtttttttaattcacaatTGTCTGTTAAGGACTACATTTGACACTACTCATCAGTCATCAAATcgtatgtgtatattatataatttgCAACATATCTGAGcacttaataattaaataaccTGTTTGTTACTGGAAAGTATTAATAAAATTGGCCTCTCTTGCAACTGTGGTTCATAAACACCCACCATGGTaacacacacgacacacaaaTAATATAACGAATCCTTAATTATAACTACaactaaataacaaaattaagctAATTTCCTCAAACATAAGGTGTCAATTTTTATactaataatttacaataatttacaataaatattttgccttgtgcgcacacacacattatatatatatatatatatatatatatatatatatatatatatgtatatatgtatatatatatatatatatatatatgtatatgtattatatatatatatatatatatatatatatatatatatatatatatatatatatatatatatatatgtatatatatatatatgtatatatatatatatatatatatatatatatatatatatatatatatatatatatatatatgtatgtgtgtgtgtgtgtgtgtgtgtgtgtgtgtgtgtgtgcgtgtgtgtgtgtgtaagcagtaattagtagtttttttatataaagcTATAATAGCTATCttactgtaaaattacatatTGTCTGTAAAACCTGAAATGAAAAAATAGATAGATTGTATATATGGCATGGTGAATCAAGAACAGCCAAATAAGAGGTttgttttaatgcatgtttacATTCCTCGCTCTTAAAAATCACTGAAACTATACATTCTTGTGGTGTAGCCTAATGATTTGCAACAAATTAATCTCCATCGAGCGTTCAGCACTTTTTGTTAGCCACTGAGAAACTCAACCTTCATAAAATTTGAAATTTCCGGGCGCGCTTTGAGCGCGTGATTGGCCAGCGCCGGTCTTACCTACATGCAAATGAGGGCACGTTTCACCCGCCTTGAGACCAGAGCGCGTGGAAGTGGAGAGGAATGCATTCGAACACATTTGAGCCCAcgaaaaacaagtttttttttatcgTCCCAACAgctacaaaaaacatttttaaatttgaaGAAAAACACTCTTTATGTGTAGCGGGACGTATTACTTATCGTTTTTAGAACATTTTTGAACTGTTATGAGGCGAGAATGAATAATTCGGAGGACAGCGGAAGCAAGTGCTCGCCTGCCCCCATTTCAAGTTTCACAATCCAGTCTATTCTGGGCACCTCAAACGACGGAGTCCGGTCAGCTGGAAAGGACAGTCCCAAATCCCAGCCGAGGAAGCGGACGTTGTCCGTGTCATCGGAGGATGACTGCAGCGCCGGAGAAGACTCGGGCGACTGCTACTGCTCTGAGCCTGGTGTACCAGAGTCCTGCAACCCGCACCAGCCTCTGAACTTCTCCTGTCTTGGTGAGTGACGTTCCCATcggtgttattttatttaatgtttttcttgcTCGGGATAGACATTTCTGTTGTATTGTTGTTTACAGTGAAAGTCCCCTTCATAAGTGTCGCACTTCAGAACCGCTAAATATAAAacccaaattattatttttgtctcaaTGGCTGTCTTTTAAATGTTGTCCCCATTAcctccactggaaaaaaaaactccAGTAGTGTTTTAACCGACATATTATCGCGCCTCGGTGAACAGGGGAAAGGTCAAATAATTAACCGAATTTAATCGAGTCTGCTAATTGATTATGCCGGCTTTCAGAGGCAACGCTGCATTTCGTCAATTGAGCGTTAAATGTAACACGATTTAATTAATATCGTGCACCAGTGCTAGtcatattgtattgtttatttaacagAGCACTTGTAACCTTTCAACAGTCGATCAAACAGTCAGAGTTCACATTTAATGAACTCTTGTGTAAAGTATCGAGTAATGGCAATGTTTAGCCTAATAGAAAAAAAACACCGAGTGAATTTGATGATGGACGAGAATTTAAACCACTTTTTTTCAGCCATGCTAAAAATAAACGTGTTTGCAACCATTTATTAAATGCACTAATGTAGGCACATTAGTTATGCACATTGTTCACAATGAAGCAGGGCcgctttatataattattaatacatcTGGGTGGATGTTATTTTTCAAGCTGTGATTTTACAGCACAGTTTGATAATGAGatttgtgtgtgtctatgcgTTGCATTGGTTGCAGGTGCCACAAAGGGACTTCTACCTGTGCAAGATGGGATCGACCGCCGGCCGCATTTGACACCAGCCATACTACCGGATTACAAAGAGGAGCAGGGGCGAGCATGTAGCCAAATGTCTCCCGTTTCTGAAGACAGACAACGCGACGGGCCGGACAAACAGAACAACTCCGCGAAGAAGAAAACGCGCACTGTTTTCTCTCGGAGTCAGGTTTATCAGCTCGAGTCCACATTCGATATGAAACGCTATTTGAGCAGCTCCGAGAGAGCCTGTCTCGCCTCCAGCCTGCAGTTAACGGAGACACAAGTGAAAACGTGGTTTCAGAACCGGCGAAACAAATGGAAGCGGCAGCTCTCTGCAGAACTGGAAGCTGCGAACATGGCGCACGCATCGGCGCAGACTTTGGTTGGGATGCCCCTCGTTTTCAGAGAAAATTCGTTGCTCCGGGTGCCGGTTCCGAGGTCCATCGCTTTTCCAACCCCACTGTATTATCCTGGAAGTAATTTACCAGCTTTACCACTATACAATCTTTACAACAAGATTGAATATTAACTTTTACGCACAATGAAAATTCCTTGCAAAAGGATGACACATTATTACACACGAAGACgtacaaaatacacatttaaactaTGTTTGACGATATTCATGTCTATTTATACCTCtttatttgatgaaaaaatatatttcttattatGCAGCAATTAAACGAGTCTATGTGTAAAACACAAAAGCAACACGGTTCTGTACATGTCCTATAAAATACACCATGTGTATAATgattattttgtacttttatttagatttttgtccCCCGATTAACCAGTTTTACACATTATGAGGACTGAAGCATTGAAATAAAAGTGTAATCATTCGATCcctgtctttaaaatgaaattatctGAAATTCGGAAATAACATTCTTCAttgatataataacaataattattatcaattatgtttTGTGTATTAAATGCAGTATGGTATTTTTTTAAACCGAGGTCTTTAAAATACACAATGAATGACAGCATtgcaaactttaaaaatgcagtGGTTTGGTATATTTTatgtcttcatatatatatatatatatatatatatatatatatatatatatatatatatatatatatatatatatatatatatatatatatatatatatatatgtgtgtgtgtggaatattttatttatattattatgtgaGTTTAAGTTTTACCACAATAGCAGAAGGCCCAAACGATCATATAAATCACATAAACAATCATATaactattatatgtatatatatatatatatatatatatatatatatatatatatatatatatatatatatatatatatatatatatatataaaatttattgaCTGCCACGGTTCTCTATTTCGTTTACTTTTCAGCTCAAGACAAACATTTGTGTTACACTGACACTGGGTCATGTAAAGTGTCCCCAGTTGATGCTTTCGCAATTAGGGATAATTACATGTTGCTTGTCACACGAACACGCATTCAAAGATTCTCGGAGACAAGCGGAACGTCAAAAGCGCAGCGGGGCCTCAGAGAAGCCGCAGTGAAGAATGACAGTGCTCGCGGTGCAATCTGATAAGACTCACCCGCTGTCAAATTACAAAGGGTGTAGTGGTGTCCTATTGCACTGATTCCATGTTCTCTATACCGGCCACGGAGAAAGTTCATTATCAACACACACAAGTAGCTACTTTTTCCGACATGATGACAACAGTTTGAAAGCCAGGTCGAAATATGTTAATTTATATCGAGTGAAGATTAAATAACGCATTTCTTCCCTCGagataaaaaaatgcacaaatattaGTAAATAGGATGCgtacttttaaatgaatgtaCAGGCACATTTCAAACAACTTTTTATTGTTTCATTCATAGTTGACTTTCTTTGAGAAAATTTTGTTTTAGCTATACATAAATGCAAGTTTCTTTGGCTtgagatttaaaaatgaaatcattaaaaattcgGCGTTCCTAACCAAATTATGGCGGAAAAAGTCCCCGAAACATTAGTGACTTCCCTGAAGGCAGGATGAAGAGAAGCTCCTGGCTTGCTAGTAATACTGTTGTTGCTGTCTGTTTGATTGACAGCTCAGACCAGAGGTCAGACCGCTCATGGCACACACATGTGAGCATAAATTTATGCGACTTCCGTGTAAATTTCATCACGTCGGTTTTTCGAGCTTTCTCACCGCGTAAAAAAAGCCCATACGCTTCCATTCACCGCTTCACACACCCATCTGTAGGTGAAATGGCAGGTGTGAATTACAAATTTTAATAGCACGGCAATGAAAATGATTTGAAGTGGTTTGAAGAGGTGGAAGACAGTGTGGAGCAGATTTGTTGAGATGATGTGTTGTGCCTCAGGATTCATCAAACTTGCCTGGCACAGCGAAAAGCAGGAGTAATTCAGTTTGGGATGTAATTTATGAGCAAGGTAATGGGCACTATATATAAAGTGgggagagagaaaaagagtgaGAGAGCAATAGAAATACAGTAAGAGAGAGGATAGAGAGagaaatgtttttccaatcttctaataTCAGAAATGACATTGGTCTATTAATTTAAAAGCAGTGCTAAATCTAAAAAATGCCCCATGCTTTTATGTCCCTCCAACTTTGACAAAaagtatttttaacaatattgaTGTCTGTCTGCATGCTATCTGGAAACTGCTCATGTTTTAGCTAATGACCTGTTTTCCTGCTATGCGTGTGTCTGTATTTTGTTGAAACAGCAGCTGAACGTCTGACTGCTCAATAATGAAGCAGCGCTGCAAGTTTGGACGGACATTTGCCATGATTGTCACTCACTACAAACAGCATCTAACAGAAGCTGCTTTCTCTTAAATGAATTTACGGAAAGCATAACCAGGTTTCTGATTGGCCTCTGTATCACTCATGAGCCCCACGTGAGCGGCTGTAGACTAATGGCTCAAATGAGGAGCTTGAGTCTGAACGGATTCTGGTTTATATCAAATCTTAATGGAGGAGCCGAAGGGAAATTATGTTTGGATCCCCCCAGACAATAACTAAATATAAAGCCACTTAGTAATTTCCAGATGCACTCTGAGATAACTTTCAGTACGACAGAGTCCAACATTTCATTGATGCAGCTGAGCATCATTCACAACACACTACAACATGTATGAATAGAAAGAcataaagatagacagacagacagacagacagacagatagatagatagatagatagatagatagatagatagatagatagatagatagatagatagatagatagatagatagatctaattTCTAGAGCCATACAATGACAAAAACTGCTCAGCTTTCCTAATGTCTTCAATCCAGTGAGGCTGATCACCTCATTCATCGGGAAGTAGAAAGAAAGTCCATTATATTGAGCAAAATCAATAATCATGGTATAAAAGTATCTTAGTCGGCTGAACTTTTCTCTCAGAGATGAAAGGTGATCACATTTATCCATTAGTTCACATTGATTGTGCAGATGCGAGAAAGCGCTTGATTAGCCGTTTTTAGAGGTGCACTACATGCAGCTGCTCAGGTTTTATTTATGCTCAGATTTAacacatacaacacaatatttttttgattagctgtttattaaaataaacaaaaaagtataaaaatagaattattatTTAGTAAGAAAAAGTTATTAGAgtctatttaaatgaaaaaataaaataaaatgtatgtataaaaCATTTGGTCTGTGTCAGTTGctaaaaaactacaaataaatacaaaaaactacaaataaataaaaataaaataaataagaacaaaacaaatacatacactcaaaaatagttttgctgcttgttcaaactacttatttaaattgagtcgAATCAACATAAATCTTGcattttttttggcacaacttaactgtttaatgttcaatctacttaaatttgtaaaaccagttaagttaacttaatcaatttttagccagcattttgtacagtgtatgaTGTATGACTAGAGTTCCAGGAATTATTGtagtttaaaaacatatataaatttcTAAgctattttaaaatggttttatgacacttaatgtttatttgcagAACACGTAaggtgcaaatgtgtgtgtggtaTATTCTTCTTAAAATACTTTGTACAATTTATAATCATCTGTATTACAACAAAAGTTGcaggtattattattgttgttaaaaatgttatattgctattatttttaatgactaaattctatatttaaaaaaaatattctgtaaacacagaaaaacaacaaacaacataaaaataatgaaatactaatcaataaaaaatacatataaatataaacatattttctcCCCAAATCCACAGTTGCATTGTTCCAAAAGCTCAAAGACACATTAAAACCactcaacaaataaaaaaaaccatCAAAAGGGCTTCATTTCTAACATAAAATACGACTGTGTTGATACAGTGGCTGCAACAGTTGTGTGAGCCCTTCACTTCTCTCCTTCATCTGCACTCGCTGACTCTTTGTCTCTTTCTTTCAGACCCTGTTTTTTTGGCATCCTGGAAGAGGAGGGGTGGGATGGGGGTCATTATTCTATTTAAGAGCTACAATTTTAGTAATGGCTTTTGCTGCAGTCCACAGAGGCACAGCCAGCCTCCCTCAATATCCTGAACATTATTTGCTCGTTTAGTTAAATGATGTTTCTAATTGGTTCATAATTAGTTGTAATGAGGCGGGCCCGAACGTCTCTGATGCAGATATGTCTTAATTCAACATGGCATCTCGCTTCTTCAGGAGGATTTGCCAGGGTTAAAAAGGGGAGGTTTCCTGCCATTGTGTCTTCCAGTAAATTGGAAAATGAAGTTTGCGGAGCAGCGGGGTTGAAGATCGGGCCATCGTGTGCTGCTGCTGTCTGTCTTAAATGATCTGGTCAGTcagtaattttgacagtgaacaAGCAGAATGTGTGGGGTGATTATGGTAAACTAAATAATCTGGTGattttagcatttaaaatgtttaggaTTAAAACTGGTCAAATTCTTTCTGGCATATCTTATATATGTTTCTTTAGTTAACCAGATTAAAAAAACTCACTGACATCAATATCTTATTTACAaaggtgacctggccaagaggtccacaacttctaaataaataaataaataaataaataaataaataaaaaagtaagtaaagataatataaaaaaacagtttAGTTATTCAGCTATACCACATTACAATATGTTGAAAACGCGTGCAGTACATTGAGAAttggactgttgttgtttgttataaagGATAGAGAAATGCTTTAATTGGGATGAACTCAGACATTTTAAGTTCATACTGAAGAGTATTCTAGGATGACTAAAGGCTTGCTTCTACACActacagtttaaacatttgaaatgaaaccGTAGTATTCTGTtcaacaaggctgcatttatctGATAAATTAAATTCAGTTTTGAATTGCTGGTGTGAATACAATTTTAAACTATAATCAATCAGAAGATTTTcagttttgctgtatttttgatcaaatgaatgTAACCTTGGCAAGCAGAACAGTTttcttaaaagtatttttaagtgTTACTAATCCCAAACTTATGACTGGTAGTACATAGAATTTTAATAAGGAATTTGCCGAAACAGAAAAACAAGAGTATCAGAACTGCCAATTTCAAGCTCAATTGGCTAAGAGTACAAGGCACTACTGAAATCGTGATTGAAGGACTATTAAACAACCCCTTGCGTGACCAGTGTTAAATTGGCTGTTCCATTTGAAAATGTGGTGGCGGGTTTTGAAACTCTTCTTGTTAGACAATATTTCATCAGAAAGAGCAAGCTTTTAGTGCTTCAGAACTGATTGAGGTAAAGTGATATCACTTCATGTATGTTACATTTTTATGAGAAATTATTTCTTCAATTTAAAGCCAAGTATACTTTATACATTAACGGAGTGTTTTGGATTCACATTTTATAAGATGTTGTAGAATTTAAAGTAAAAGAAGTAAATTTTgaccataagaaaaaatatatatatattacacgaTAAGAAATGACTAAATGAGTAAACTCAATCAGGAttaaaaaggataaaaaaaaacaggattttctttgcagaaaaaatattatgtatgACATTTAGGGcagaatatatgtatgtatgtatgtatgtatgacagtgggtagcgctgtcacctcacagcaagaaggtcgctggttcgagcctcggctgggtcagttggcatttctgtgtggagtttgcatgttctccccgtgttggcgtgggtttcctccgggtgctccggtttacctcacagtccaaagacatgtggtacaggtgaattgggtaatctaaattatcagtagtgtatgagtgtgaatgagggtgtatgggtgtttcccagtaattggttgcagctggaagggcatccgccatgtaaaacttatgctggataagttggtagttcatgccgatgtggcgacccctggttaataaagggactaagccaaaaagaaaatgaatgaatgaatgaatgaatgatgacattTAACCTCTTGTGATTCTTGActgacaaattaataaaatattacacaatattGTCAAGAATTTAGGATTTCGGACATCAAAATGTACCTTGAATTATAGTATCATCCACGGGATGGATGGTGGAGATTTCTCTTCCATAAGTGTTTACAGTACTTACacattcagctgtgtgtgtgtgtgtgtgtgtgtgtgtgttggtctgtCCTCGTAAGTGAATGCTGTGAAAGAGGGAAACTGAAGGTCACTGCGGCTGGTTGGTGTTAACATAAGACCCTTTTGTGGTTTGGATAAATGAACATGTCCATTCACTAGAGCCCACTCACCCCTTTTAAGCAGCCcagtaacacacaaacacacgcacacacaaacatgcttatACACACAATAAGTGATGCCCAATCGCTTAAACAGCTCTGACAACTGCATGCGAGTCTCTGTTGATTTTTCTTTCTCTCAGCCACACGCTCAGATTAGCTCGTTCACTTTTAGACATTCATGTGGGATTGTAAAAGTTGATCGAGCATTCACTTGCTTACTTAACAGTGATTTGATATAAACCGACAGAGGGAAAATTAAACAGTTGCCGTTTGAATAACACATTATTGAGCATTTTTCCACAAGTGAGACTGTCCGAGTTGTAACTTTGTGTTTTGT encodes:
- the hmx2 gene encoding homeobox protein HMX2, whose translation is MNNSEDSGSKCSPAPISSFTIQSILGTSNDGVRSAGKDSPKSQPRKRTLSVSSEDDCSAGEDSGDCYCSEPGVPESCNPHQPLNFSCLGATKGLLPVQDGIDRRPHLTPAILPDYKEEQGRACSQMSPVSEDRQRDGPDKQNNSAKKKTRTVFSRSQVYQLESTFDMKRYLSSSERACLASSLQLTETQVKTWFQNRRNKWKRQLSAELEAANMAHASAQTLVGMPLVFRENSLLRVPVPRSIAFPTPLYYPGSNLPALPLYNLYNKIEY